In Miscanthus floridulus cultivar M001 chromosome 5, ASM1932011v1, whole genome shotgun sequence, one genomic interval encodes:
- the LOC136454100 gene encoding uncharacterized protein has translation MAPDACVLLQLLAAAVVSAMCAAAASTQQAAPAPLSGLRPLRLNYRVLTQGRYKRNQQLTCPDPKTKQPGCMARCEPRCPDQCIVVCPGCKTYCICDFYPGMTCGDPRFTGGDGNTFYFHGSKDRDFCVFTDAGLHINAHFIGRRDPSMSRDFTWIQALGIRFAHHRLYVGAHKTAKWSSDVDRLDLAFDGERVAIPAHSGAAWRPAATPALTVTRTAATNGVRVRLEGVLDVVANVVPVSEEDSRVHGYGVTEDDSLAHLDLGFRFLDLTDDVHGVLGQTYRSDYVSRLSVKSRIPVMGGAAEYLSSDIFATDCAVARFGDDRRDGISMLASARAY, from the exons ATGGCTCCTGATGCGTGTGTGCTTCTGCAGCTGCTTGCTGCTGCTGTGGTGTCGGCGATGTGCGCGGCGGCGGCATCCACCCAGCAAGCTGCTCCTGCGCCGCTCAGCGGCCTGCGCCCGCTGCGGTTGAACTACCGCGTGCTCACCCAGGGAAGGTACAAGAGGAACCAGCAGCTGACGTGCCCGGACCCCAAGACGAAGCAGCCAGGGTGCATGGCCAGGTGCGAGCCCCGCTGCCCCGACCAGTGCATCGTCGTCTGCCCCGGCTGCAAGACCTACTGCA TCTGCGACTTCTACCCCGGCATGACGTGCGGCGACCCGCGGTTCACGGGCGGCGACGGCAACACCTTCTACTTCCACGGCAGCAAGGACCGGGACTTCTGCGTCTTCACCGACGCCGGCCTCCACATCAACGCGCACTTCATCGGCAGGCGCGACCCTTCCATGAGCCGCGACTTCACCTGGATCCAGGCGCTCGGCATCCGCTTCGCGCACCACCGCCTCTACGTGGGCGCCCACAAGACCGCCAAGTGGAGCAGCGACGTCGACCGCCTCGACCTGGCCTTCGACGGCGAGCGCGTCGCCATCCCGGCGCACTCCGGCGCCGCGTGGCGGCCCGCCGCCACGCCCGCGCTCACCGTCACGAGGACGGCCGCGACCAACGGCGTGAGGGTGCGCCTCGAGGGGGTGCTCGACGTCGTGGCCAACGTCGTGCCCGTCAGCGAGGAGGACTCCCGCGTGCACGGCTACGGCGTGACGGAGGACGACAGCCTCGCGCACCTGGACCTCGGGTTCAGGTTCCTCGACCTCACCGACGACGTGCACGGCGTGCTCGGGCAGACGTACCGCTCCGACTACGTCAGCCGGCTCAGCGTGAAGTCCAGGATTCCTGTCATGGGCGGCGCGGCCGAGTACCTCTCCTCGGATATCTTCGCCACTGACTGCGCCGTCGCAAGGTTCGGCGACGACCGCCGGGACGGCATCTCCATGCTCGCCTCTGCCAGGGCCTATTAA